The genome window GTCATCTACTTATCTAGAACGAATCATCGTACCGAACGCTTGTTCAGTGAGAATTTCTAATAACAAAGAGTGCTCAATCCGGCCATCAATAATATGTACAGAATTCACACCACTCTTAGCAGCATCTAAGGCAGACGAAATCTTTGGCAACATGCCTCCAGAAATAGTGCCATCGGCAAACAATGCATCAATTTCTCTCGCAGTGAGATCTGTCAATAACTTACCGTCTTTATCCATCACACCCGGAATATTGGTCATCATGACCAACTTCTCTGCATGAAGAATTTCAGCCATCTTGCCAGCTACTAAGTCAGCGTTAATGTTGTACGCTTGGCCTTCCGCGCTAAAACCAATCGGTGAAATCACGGGGATGAAGGCGTCATCTTGCAAGGCTTTAACCACCGCTGGATTGATAGACTCAATCTCACCGACAAAACCGATATCGACCTTTTTGCCTGGCTCTGTGTCGCTTGGGATCATCATCTTCTTAGCGTGAATGAGTCCGCCATCCTTGCCTGTCAAGCCAACCGCCTGACCGCCAAAGTGATTGATCAACATCACGATATCTTGCTGAACTTCCCCGCCCAAAACCCACTCTACTACTTCCATGGTTTCTTCATCGGTAACACGCATGCCCTGAATAAAGGTGCCGGTCTTGCCAA of Polynucleobacter sp. AP-Titi-500A-B4 contains these proteins:
- the argB gene encoding acetylglutamate kinase — protein: MTKHLPTLSDISPLLKAEILAEALPYIRAYHGKTIVIKYGGNAMVEERLKESFARDVILLKLVGMNPVVVHGGGPQIDEALKKIGKTGTFIQGMRVTDEETMEVVEWVLGGEVQQDIVMLINHFGGQAVGLTGKDGGLIHAKKMMIPSDTEPGKKVDIGFVGEIESINPAVVKALQDDAFIPVISPIGFSAEGQAYNINADLVAGKMAEILHAEKLVMMTNIPGVMDKDGKLLTDLTAREIDALFADGTISGGMLPKISSALDAAKSGVNSVHIIDGRIEHSLLLEILTEQAFGTMIRSR